The following coding sequences are from one Scylla paramamosain isolate STU-SP2022 chromosome 21, ASM3559412v1, whole genome shotgun sequence window:
- the LOC135111107 gene encoding heat shock factor-binding protein 1-like, with the protein MADPRTEVRNDADLPVAVAAPDPKNVQELTKYVTVLLQQMQERFQTMSDQIISRIDEMGTRIDDLERNIADLMTQAGPEEVDK; encoded by the exons atggctgATCCAAGGACTGAAGTTCGCAACGACGCTGATCTGCCCGTCGCCGTAGCTGCCCCAGACCCCAAAAACGTGCAGGAACTCACCAAATAT GTGACAGTGTTGCTACAGCAAATGCAGGAGCGGTTTCAGACCATGTCTGACCAGATTATATCAAGAA TAGATGAAATGGGAACCCGTATCGACGACTTGGAAAGAAATATTGCTGATCTAATGACACAAGCTGGGCCAGAAGAAGTAGATAAGTGA
- the LOC135111108 gene encoding cytochrome c oxidase assembly factor 6 homolog has protein sequence MCIFMMPREAGEHRTHFPDKEARYQCWDSRDKFWACIDAGGTDESCKELRNRYTELCPSTWVKHFDRKYHYLRFKEKMKQGYDPTDTTSTKNEG, from the exons atgtgtat TTTCATGATGCCAAGAGAAGCAGGTGAGCACCGAACCCACTTTCCAGATAAAGAGGCACGTTACCAATGCTGGGACTCACGAGACAAGTTCTGGGCATGTATTGATGCTGGAG GTACAGATGAAAGTTGCAAGGAACTTAGAAACAGATACACTGAGCTCTGCCCCTCAACCTGGGTGAAACATTTCGACAGGAAATACCATTATCTAAGATTTAAGGAGAAGATGAAACAAGGGTACGACCCAACAGACACCACAAGTACCAAAAATGAAGGATAG